A stretch of Synechococcus sp. WH 8020 DNA encodes these proteins:
- a CDS encoding YggS family pyridoxal phosphate-dependent enzyme, translated as MVSSSSDSETVQSRWQAIQAECPDATHLLAVSKGHPADVVRELAALGQVDFGESRVQEALPKQQALEDLSGLRWHFIGRLQANKVRAVVRAFPVIHSIDSQGLAERTSRIALEENQNPEVFFQVKLRDDPAKGGWEPDALREVWPQLQLLPGLKPIGLMTMAPLGLGPEERQILFHDCRTLADELALSDCSMGMSGDWKQAAQAGATWIRVGSGLFGPRPEHLV; from the coding sequence ATGGTGTCCAGCAGCTCAGACTCTGAGACGGTTCAGTCCCGCTGGCAGGCGATTCAGGCTGAGTGTCCAGATGCCACTCATTTGCTTGCTGTCAGCAAAGGCCACCCTGCCGATGTGGTGCGTGAACTGGCCGCTTTGGGACAAGTTGATTTTGGCGAGAGCAGGGTGCAGGAAGCACTCCCGAAACAACAGGCCTTGGAAGATCTCAGTGGCTTGCGTTGGCATTTCATAGGACGCCTGCAGGCCAACAAAGTTCGGGCTGTCGTGCGAGCCTTTCCCGTGATTCATTCGATCGATTCTCAGGGACTCGCAGAGCGCACATCAAGGATTGCACTGGAGGAAAACCAGAATCCGGAGGTGTTTTTTCAGGTCAAGCTTCGAGACGACCCGGCGAAGGGTGGCTGGGAGCCGGATGCTTTGCGTGAGGTTTGGCCACAGTTGCAGTTACTCCCAGGCTTGAAGCCCATTGGGCTGATGACCATGGCCCCACTTGGCTTAGGGCCGGAAGAGCGTCAGATCCTCTTTCATGACTGCAGAACCCTCGCGGATGAGCTCGCTTTGTCCGATTGCTCGATGGGCATGAGCGGAGACTGGAAGCAGGCGGCACAGGCTGGTGCTACCTGGATTCGCGTGGGATCTGGATTGTTTGGACCGAGACCTGAACACTTGGTTTGA
- a CDS encoding PipX family protein, which yields MGAERYLNHPTFGMLYQVSTAGEGRDLYATLYAQRMFFLVTLQPRGAQFEVIPYQDARHHAELHLARCRRDRVADFADWKQLFDQTFI from the coding sequence GTGGGAGCGGAGCGTTATCTCAATCACCCCACCTTCGGAATGCTGTATCAGGTGTCGACCGCTGGCGAGGGTCGGGATCTGTACGCCACTCTCTACGCCCAGCGCATGTTTTTCTTGGTGACGCTGCAACCGAGAGGTGCGCAGTTTGAGGTGATTCCTTATCAGGACGCCCGGCATCATGCAGAGCTTCATCTGGCGCGCTGCCGTCGTGATCGCGTTGCCGATTTCGCGGATTGGAAGCAGCTGTTCGATCAAACCTTCATTTGA
- a CDS encoding energy-coupling factor transporter transmembrane component T family protein yields the protein MDWLRQIPIGQYVDGSAGWLRLIDPRLKLGWVVMFLLTPVLAGPLWRLGLVLALMVITALSGLPIRLWWRSLLLVLCLGIGFGLLAMFLPTGDPAATLAVRPVQELQGLSLQTPSWELFRLGPVQLGPLNLGPLSVDRRSAELGLNSATLLVTVVHSVNLMLLSTPSEDLMWALNWFLFPLTKLGLPVDRLCFQLLLALRFLPLVQEELQNLVRSVASRAVNLRQLGFKASFGLLLSVGERLLANILLRAEQGADALIARGGRWLPADCFRPVQSTSPLARGLNLLSFVILLVVVGLRGRYGAL from the coding sequence CCCTCGTTTGAAGCTGGGCTGGGTTGTGATGTTTTTGTTGACCCCCGTGCTGGCGGGTCCGTTGTGGCGTCTCGGGCTCGTTCTGGCCTTGATGGTGATCACCGCTCTGAGTGGCTTGCCGATCAGGTTGTGGTGGCGCTCCCTGCTCCTGGTGCTCTGTCTGGGGATTGGCTTTGGCCTCCTGGCGATGTTTTTGCCAACGGGAGATCCAGCCGCCACGCTGGCCGTTCGGCCTGTCCAGGAGTTGCAGGGTTTGTCTCTGCAAACCCCCAGCTGGGAGTTGTTTCGCCTTGGTCCTGTCCAACTTGGGCCACTCAACCTGGGCCCACTGTCCGTGGATCGGCGATCGGCTGAGCTCGGTCTCAACAGCGCAACGTTGCTTGTCACCGTGGTGCACAGCGTGAATCTCATGCTGCTGTCCACGCCAAGCGAGGATCTGATGTGGGCCCTGAATTGGTTTTTGTTCCCCCTAACCAAGCTTGGTTTGCCAGTGGATCGTCTTTGCTTTCAGCTGCTGTTGGCGCTTCGTTTTCTGCCCTTGGTGCAAGAGGAACTGCAGAATCTGGTGCGTTCAGTCGCGAGTCGAGCGGTCAATCTCCGTCAGTTGGGATTCAAGGCTTCCTTCGGATTGCTCCTGTCGGTGGGAGAACGCCTTCTCGCCAATATTTTGTTGCGCGCTGAGCAAGGCGCTGATGCCTTGATTGCTAGGGGAGGGCGGTGGCTTCCTGCGGATTGCTTCCGCCCTGTTCAAAGCACCTCTCCCTTGGCTCGTGGTTTGAACCTGCTGTCATTTGTGATCCTTCTCGTGGTCGTTGGATTGCGAGGCAGGTACGGTGCTCTCTAA
- a CDS encoding cell division protein SepF, which produces MSLISRLRAVVAGDDYLDGDYDDLDYDTGEQDEVEEGPSHSMSSALATLESGNPFDSEPSFTGSNVIGMPGISTGTAEVSLMEPRSFDEMPGAIQALRERKTVILNLTMMEPDQAQRAVDFVAGGTFAIDGHQERVGESIFLFAPSCVTVTNATQDEASVPTHVSKDVEQASAEASIAPTPAWSATSATAL; this is translated from the coding sequence GTGTCACTGATTTCTCGTCTTCGTGCTGTCGTTGCGGGTGATGATTACCTTGATGGTGATTATGACGATCTCGATTACGACACTGGCGAGCAGGACGAAGTCGAGGAAGGTCCGTCCCACTCCATGTCGAGTGCTTTGGCAACTCTTGAGTCGGGCAATCCCTTTGACAGTGAGCCATCTTTCACTGGCTCCAATGTGATTGGGATGCCTGGTATCAGCACCGGAACGGCTGAGGTTTCCTTGATGGAACCCCGCAGTTTTGATGAAATGCCTGGAGCGATCCAAGCCCTGCGTGAGCGTAAAACGGTGATCCTTAATCTCACGATGATGGAGCCGGATCAAGCCCAGCGCGCAGTGGACTTTGTTGCAGGTGGAACCTTTGCCATTGATGGTCATCAAGAGCGTGTTGGCGAAAGCATTTTTCTGTTCGCGCCCAGCTGCGTGACCGTGACCAACGCCACCCAGGACGAAGCCTCCGTTCCGACTCACGTTTCAAAGGACGTTGAGCAAGCGTCCGCCGAGGCCAGCATCGCTCCGACTCCCGCCTGGAGTGCCACAAGCGCCACCGCACTTTGA
- the proC gene encoding pyrroline-5-carboxylate reductase gives MPIALGVIGLGRMAQALVIPLIEQELIPADQVIAVVGRQDSVARVSARVPSGLKVVAASDSAAEHAWAASVQLLAVKPQMLDGVAASAPPPLETPASGSSLLLSVLAGVPLVRLQALFPGRLCVRAVPNTPCLVGQGLTGLAWGDGISDPQKQQVRSFFEPVSEVLELPEERLDTFLALTSSGPAYVALIAEAMADGAVAMGMPRSQAHHLAHRTLAGTAALLQEQELHPGELKDMVASPGGTTMAALRHLEKSGLRSALIEAIVAATQHGRGMAN, from the coding sequence GTGCCGATTGCATTAGGTGTGATTGGTCTGGGCCGGATGGCTCAGGCCCTCGTGATTCCCTTGATTGAGCAGGAACTGATTCCTGCTGATCAGGTGATTGCAGTTGTGGGCCGACAGGACTCTGTTGCAAGGGTGTCTGCGCGAGTGCCCTCTGGCCTGAAAGTTGTAGCTGCCAGTGATTCCGCGGCAGAACACGCTTGGGCTGCGTCGGTTCAACTCTTGGCCGTTAAGCCTCAGATGCTCGATGGGGTCGCTGCCTCGGCGCCACCCCCATTAGAAACGCCTGCATCGGGATCAAGCCTTTTGCTGTCCGTGCTGGCTGGGGTTCCCCTGGTGCGGCTCCAAGCTTTATTCCCTGGCCGTCTGTGTGTGCGTGCTGTGCCGAATACTCCCTGCTTGGTGGGTCAGGGACTCACCGGTCTGGCTTGGGGGGATGGCATCTCTGATCCACAGAAGCAGCAAGTTCGCTCCTTCTTTGAGCCCGTGAGTGAGGTTCTCGAGCTTCCCGAGGAACGGCTCGATACTTTTTTGGCGCTCACTTCGTCCGGTCCTGCCTACGTGGCCTTAATCGCGGAAGCGATGGCCGATGGTGCTGTTGCCATGGGAATGCCTCGGTCGCAGGCCCATCATTTGGCGCATCGAACTCTCGCTGGGACCGCCGCCTTATTGCAGGAGCAGGAGCTGCATCCTGGCGAACTTAAAGATATGGTCGCGTCTCCAGGTGGAACCACCATGGCGGCGTTGCGTCATCTCGAGAAATCGGGCTTGCGTTCGGCGTTGATTGAAGCCATCGTTGCCGCCACGCAACATGGACGGGGCATGGCGAATTAA
- a CDS encoding glycosyltransferase family 4 protein yields MAHIAWLGKKTPFCGNVTYGLSTTEALKKRGHQTSFIHFDNPGAPSSNTSLLAHDPDVSLPYLVKSQVYTIPSPRAQRELRESLERLQPDVVHASLTLSPLDFRLPELCQPLGIPLVATFHPPFDAGLRNLTAGTQQLSYQLYAPALSRYDRVIVFSDLQAEVLNRLGVHESRLAVIPNGVDPDRWSPAPSHPASISKELRDVRSRLGDQRIFLYMGRIATEKNVEALLRAWRLVKPAGCRLVIVGDGPLRSTLQNVYGNGIGDLLWWGYEANLHTRIALLQCAEVFVLPSLVEGLSIALLEAMACQCACIATDAGADGEVLAGGAGIVLSTQGVTTQLRTLLPVLRDQPLLTQELGRRARERVMERYRMVSNIDALEALYDTLIQQKPLAAEARA; encoded by the coding sequence GTGGCCCACATTGCCTGGCTCGGCAAAAAAACTCCGTTCTGCGGCAATGTCACCTACGGGCTGAGCACCACTGAGGCCTTAAAGAAACGCGGCCATCAAACCAGCTTCATCCATTTCGATAACCCTGGCGCTCCCAGCAGCAACACGTCATTGCTGGCTCACGATCCGGACGTCAGCCTTCCCTATCTGGTGAAGTCGCAGGTTTACACCATTCCCTCCCCTAGGGCGCAGAGGGAATTGAGGGAGTCCTTGGAGAGGCTGCAGCCCGATGTCGTGCATGCCAGCCTCACCCTTTCTCCCCTCGACTTCAGGCTGCCGGAGCTTTGCCAACCGTTGGGCATTCCCCTGGTCGCAACCTTTCATCCACCGTTTGATGCAGGCTTGCGCAACCTCACAGCAGGCACACAACAGCTCAGCTACCAGCTCTACGCGCCTGCTCTCTCCCGCTACGACCGAGTGATCGTCTTTTCCGATCTTCAGGCGGAAGTCCTCAACCGTTTAGGAGTTCACGAAAGCCGCCTTGCCGTCATCCCCAATGGCGTGGATCCAGACCGCTGGTCTCCCGCTCCAAGCCATCCCGCCTCGATCAGCAAGGAGCTGCGCGACGTGCGCTCACGGCTTGGTGATCAGCGCATTTTTCTCTACATGGGGCGGATCGCAACCGAGAAGAATGTGGAAGCGTTATTGCGAGCCTGGCGACTGGTGAAGCCAGCCGGCTGCCGGCTCGTCATCGTGGGTGACGGTCCCCTGCGAAGCACGCTCCAAAACGTGTATGGGAATGGGATCGGAGACCTGTTGTGGTGGGGCTATGAAGCCAATCTCCATACCCGCATCGCCCTGCTCCAGTGCGCTGAGGTGTTTGTGCTGCCCTCACTGGTGGAGGGCCTCTCGATCGCCCTACTCGAGGCCATGGCCTGCCAATGCGCCTGCATCGCCACAGATGCTGGTGCTGACGGAGAAGTCCTCGCAGGTGGAGCCGGCATCGTGCTCAGCACGCAAGGGGTCACCACCCAGTTGCGCACGTTGCTGCCCGTTCTCCGTGACCAACCTCTGCTCACGCAAGAGCTAGGGCGGCGAGCGCGTGAGCGGGTCATGGAGCGCTACCGCATGGTGTCCAATATCGATGCTCTGGAAGCGCTTTACGACACCCTGATCCAGCAGAAACCACTAGCCGCTGAAGCCAGGGCTTAA